One Arthrobacter sp. FW306-07-I genomic window carries:
- a CDS encoding MBL fold metallo-hydrolase, whose product MSEWLEVGTDNYVLVTEGSLLNTGLIVGSERAMVIDTGCGPRQGREILDAVREKTELPLVVANTHAHYDHFFGNAVFADVGVTEFWAHQNCAIEIDHRGDLQRRYVGTLEPEMSSAEGNNVELVVPNAIVKDQPVLVDLGGVTATLFHLGRGHTDGDLLIGTPTTLYVGDLVEQGAHPSFEDSYPEEWADALRHISALRHRYEFLIPGHGKPCSDQFVKTMANTMTTAVRQARQSIRDTPNDATKAIPVLPYGPEQSRWFIKRLQETRRNPHDAS is encoded by the coding sequence ATGTCGGAATGGCTCGAAGTCGGCACGGACAACTATGTGCTGGTGACTGAGGGATCCCTGCTGAACACCGGCCTGATCGTGGGCTCCGAGCGGGCCATGGTCATCGACACCGGTTGCGGTCCACGTCAGGGGCGCGAGATCCTGGACGCGGTCCGGGAGAAGACCGAATTGCCTCTCGTAGTGGCCAACACCCACGCCCACTACGACCACTTCTTCGGCAACGCCGTGTTCGCCGATGTCGGCGTCACCGAGTTCTGGGCGCACCAGAACTGTGCCATCGAGATCGACCATCGAGGCGACCTGCAGCGCAGGTACGTCGGAACGCTTGAGCCAGAGATGTCCTCGGCTGAGGGTAACAACGTTGAACTCGTAGTCCCCAACGCTATCGTCAAGGACCAGCCCGTCCTCGTGGATCTTGGTGGCGTGACAGCAACCCTGTTCCACCTTGGCCGGGGGCACACCGATGGCGACCTGCTAATCGGGACGCCAACTACTCTGTACGTCGGCGACCTCGTGGAACAAGGAGCCCACCCCTCCTTCGAGGACTCCTATCCTGAAGAGTGGGCGGATGCGCTCCGCCACATCTCCGCGCTGCGCCACCGCTACGAGTTCCTCATTCCCGGACACGGAAAGCCATGCAGCGATCAGTTCGTCAAGACCATGGCCAACACCATGACCACAGCTGTCCGCCAAGCCCGCCAGTCCATCCGCGATACGCCCAACGACGCCACCAAGGCCATTCCCGTCCTGCCTTATGGGCCTGAGCAGTCCCGATGGTTTATCAAGCGGCTTCAGGAGACCCGGCGCAATCCTCACGATGCTTCCTAG
- a CDS encoding alpha-hydroxy acid oxidase has translation MISDYLEGGALDETTMHANEDRFDALMLRQRSMVDLRGLTTSTTVLRHSLAMPLMVAPMGMLTIFHPGSDPAVARAAVRAGSIFIHSAWAGCSLEEVAKVAPDNLWAQIAFWKDPAETASYISRARAVGVETLVVAGDVGSSSKRERDLHHGLSMPPRPPVADYFNAATRPAWLWRWLTGRKMTYGNYQIDGRPLRMNEMNNWMASNKNPGAAWEDFARLRSEWKGNLVIKGIMDAEDAARAVDEGADGIFVSNHGGRQFDSQPATIDVLPSIVDAVGGRAEIYLDGGIRRGHDIVKAVALGAKAALAGRPFAYALATGGEPAVDRVFGILQDELKGAMGFVGKSSVADLDSSIFAGQVQPSPAESVLV, from the coding sequence ATGATCTCGGATTATCTGGAGGGCGGTGCGCTGGATGAGACCACCATGCACGCCAACGAGGACCGGTTTGATGCCCTGATGCTCCGCCAGCGGTCCATGGTGGACCTCCGCGGCCTGACCACCTCCACCACCGTGCTGAGGCACTCCCTGGCGATGCCGCTGATGGTGGCGCCCATGGGCATGCTCACCATCTTCCACCCGGGCTCTGACCCGGCCGTGGCCCGGGCTGCGGTCCGGGCGGGCTCGATCTTCATCCACAGCGCCTGGGCCGGCTGCTCGCTGGAAGAGGTGGCCAAGGTGGCCCCGGACAACCTTTGGGCGCAGATCGCCTTCTGGAAGGACCCGGCGGAGACGGCCAGCTACATCAGCCGGGCACGGGCCGTGGGCGTGGAGACGCTGGTGGTGGCGGGCGACGTCGGGTCCTCCAGCAAGCGCGAACGGGACCTTCACCACGGGCTGTCCATGCCGCCGCGCCCGCCGGTGGCGGACTACTTCAACGCGGCCACCCGCCCGGCCTGGCTGTGGCGCTGGCTCACCGGCCGGAAGATGACCTACGGGAACTACCAGATCGACGGCCGGCCGCTGCGCATGAATGAAATGAACAACTGGATGGCGTCCAACAAGAACCCGGGCGCCGCCTGGGAGGACTTCGCCAGGCTCCGGTCCGAGTGGAAGGGGAACCTGGTGATCAAGGGCATCATGGACGCCGAGGACGCGGCCCGGGCCGTGGACGAGGGCGCGGACGGCATCTTCGTCTCCAACCACGGCGGCCGGCAGTTCGACTCCCAGCCCGCCACCATCGACGTCCTGCCCTCCATCGTGGACGCGGTGGGCGGCCGCGCGGAGATCTACCTCGACGGCGGCATCCGGCGGGGGCACGACATCGTCAAGGCAGTTGCGCTGGGCGCCAAGGCGGCCCTTGCCGGGCGTCCGTTCGCCTACGCCCTGGCCACCGGCGGGGAGCCGGCGGTGGACCGGGTGTTCGGTATCCTCCAGGACGAGCTCAAGGGGGCCATGGGGTTCGTGGGCAAGTCATCCGTTGCGGACCTGGACAGCAGCATCTTTGCAGGGCAGGTCCAGCCTTCGCCAGCTGAGAGTGTGCTCGTCTAA
- a CDS encoding O-antigen ligase family protein, protein MTSGGIALVAAATKRETMIGIRTLLMAALAGLSTFDPAFTLSIAPVVSIAVLILGRPLTFKIDPPVLLAVLFALWAWMSMTWTTAEDFTSATAVLWSEVLLIFIAAYDLIKSRSQLRMIAAGFVTGAVFTVAKNLYFGPDLTETAATGGRAVLGNANINYVAYALVTALVLIVVLWVSRGRTKFSVLLLGAASAVVIAGIMATDTRAAQVGAAGIVAWSLVCAVIRRQPLKLLVGVVLVAAFCIVTGIADQASLAYESGTRVTGDWSGRLIIWPIAREMWAENPVVGLGAGAFTIMNGLGIGAHNFVLQTGTGLGLIGVGLLVALMWTALAGSRQPLLIGAFLAGSAPLYLSGMWEASPAAWVAMAVFARLKVLDSPRREQDPPAANQPNAPDWVKVPQSQYLIRPNAGPIR, encoded by the coding sequence ATGACTTCTGGGGGGATTGCGCTTGTCGCTGCTGCCACAAAACGCGAAACAATGATCGGCATCAGGACGTTGCTGATGGCAGCGCTTGCCGGCCTGTCAACGTTCGATCCTGCTTTCACGCTCTCGATTGCCCCTGTCGTGTCGATAGCAGTCCTGATCCTGGGCAGGCCCCTAACCTTCAAAATAGACCCGCCCGTCTTGCTGGCAGTCCTTTTTGCCTTGTGGGCTTGGATGTCGATGACATGGACGACGGCCGAGGATTTCACCTCCGCCACTGCGGTCCTTTGGTCCGAGGTGCTGCTGATTTTTATCGCCGCCTATGATCTGATCAAGTCCAGGAGCCAGCTCCGGATGATCGCCGCCGGGTTTGTTACCGGCGCGGTATTCACTGTGGCGAAGAACCTTTACTTTGGTCCTGATCTGACGGAGACGGCGGCCACGGGTGGGCGAGCTGTGCTCGGTAACGCGAACATCAACTATGTTGCTTACGCCCTGGTGACGGCGTTGGTGCTCATTGTTGTGTTGTGGGTGTCGCGGGGACGGACGAAATTCTCGGTGTTGCTGCTGGGTGCGGCCTCCGCCGTGGTGATTGCGGGGATCATGGCCACTGATACCCGCGCAGCTCAAGTGGGGGCCGCCGGCATTGTTGCCTGGTCGCTGGTGTGCGCGGTCATCCGGAGGCAGCCGCTCAAGCTTTTGGTTGGGGTGGTCCTTGTTGCGGCTTTCTGTATCGTGACGGGCATAGCGGATCAGGCGTCTCTCGCCTATGAATCAGGGACGCGTGTCACGGGCGACTGGTCGGGACGGCTCATTATTTGGCCGATTGCGCGGGAGATGTGGGCGGAGAACCCTGTCGTCGGGCTGGGCGCGGGCGCGTTCACCATCATGAATGGACTAGGTATCGGGGCGCACAACTTCGTTCTTCAAACCGGGACGGGGCTTGGCCTGATTGGTGTGGGCCTCCTTGTTGCGCTGATGTGGACCGCGCTGGCGGGCTCCCGGCAACCGCTTCTCATTGGGGCGTTCCTCGCAGGGTCAGCCCCGTTGTACCTGTCTGGCATGTGGGAAGCGTCCCCTGCGGCTTGGGTTGCGATGGCTGTTTTTGCGCGCCTCAAGGTCTTGGACAGTCCGCGGCGGGAGCAGGACCCTCCCGCCGCGAATCAGCCCAATGCGCCCGACTGGGTGAAGGTACCGCAAAGCCAGTACCTTATTCGTCCCAACGCTGGTCCTATCCGCTAG
- a CDS encoding GNAT family N-acetyltransferase, whose translation MTDQFCLWDADNPDDFDSWVTAWEKWPEKEVGAHPGYGKLFKAPGDRFLCAAYITPSNGSVLYPFILRDVPQYLVTLHQEETLRDIITPYGYGGPYAWDLIDPSIVSSQFWKQFDAWATENNVVSEFIRFSLFPHALLPYPGDVISRSCNIVRSLELDDNAMFLSFEKKVRKNVRKAERSGLRVEIDEHGGRIDEFLRIYDSTMKRREADDSYRFPKTFFEALHGGLAGYFAYAYVLYEQDVISTELLLVSGFHVYSFLGGTLEEYFELRPNDLLKHEVIRWARSKGKTNYVLGGGALPGDGIERYKRSFAPSGAVEFMTGQRILHPGTYQQLLEARRSAAGADVDLVGPSAYFPAYRMPLRDYRSPKGAK comes from the coding sequence ATGACAGATCAGTTCTGCCTGTGGGATGCAGATAATCCCGACGACTTCGATTCTTGGGTCACGGCGTGGGAGAAGTGGCCAGAAAAAGAGGTTGGAGCGCATCCCGGTTACGGAAAACTCTTCAAGGCACCAGGCGATCGTTTTCTTTGTGCGGCCTATATCACGCCAAGTAATGGCTCGGTTCTCTATCCCTTCATTCTTCGCGATGTGCCGCAATATCTCGTGACTCTCCACCAAGAAGAAACGCTCCGAGATATCATCACACCATACGGCTATGGCGGCCCATATGCATGGGACTTGATTGATCCAAGCATTGTCTCGTCGCAATTCTGGAAACAGTTTGACGCTTGGGCCACAGAGAACAACGTCGTCAGCGAGTTCATTCGATTCAGCCTCTTTCCGCATGCCCTGCTGCCATATCCGGGAGATGTTATTTCCCGATCGTGCAATATTGTCCGCTCATTGGAGTTGGACGATAACGCAATGTTTCTAAGCTTTGAAAAAAAAGTTCGAAAAAACGTCAGGAAGGCCGAAAGAAGCGGCTTGAGAGTGGAAATCGATGAGCACGGGGGGAGAATCGACGAGTTTTTGCGAATCTATGACAGCACAATGAAGCGCCGCGAAGCAGACGACTCATACCGATTCCCCAAGACATTCTTTGAGGCGCTGCATGGCGGCCTCGCGGGATATTTCGCCTATGCCTATGTCCTCTATGAGCAAGATGTTATCTCCACCGAGCTTCTACTCGTATCCGGGTTCCACGTTTATTCCTTTCTTGGCGGTACGCTGGAGGAGTACTTCGAACTTCGACCGAATGATTTGCTCAAGCATGAGGTTATTCGCTGGGCCCGTTCCAAGGGCAAGACCAATTATGTTCTGGGAGGAGGAGCTCTTCCGGGTGATGGCATTGAACGTTACAAACGTTCGTTCGCCCCAAGCGGAGCCGTAGAATTTATGACGGGTCAACGAATACTTCATCCAGGTACATACCAGCAACTTTTAGAAGCACGTCGCTCTGCTGCCGGGGCAGACGTTGACCTGGTTGGCCCGTCAGCATACTTCCCAGCGTACCGGATGCCATTGCGCGACTATAGAAGTCCGAAAGGAGCGAAATGA
- a CDS encoding amino acid ABC transporter ATP-binding protein — translation MSDVMIEAQGVTKSFGDLEVLKGIDLTIPKGSVTCIIGPSGSGKSTFLRCINQLETLDGGYILVDGQPVGVKIRKGRLHAQNNAEAARMRENVGMVFQSFNLFPHMTVLENICEAPVRVKRENRKAVQDRARVLLERVGLSEKVHAYPASLSGGQQQRVAIARALAMEPRLMLFDEPTSALDPELVGEVLDVMRKLADGGMTMIVVTHEIGFAREVGDHLIFMDCGGIVEQGDPRTVLREPRHERTKQFLAKVI, via the coding sequence ATGAGTGACGTGATGATCGAAGCACAGGGGGTCACCAAGAGTTTCGGCGACCTCGAAGTCCTCAAAGGCATCGACCTCACCATTCCCAAGGGCAGTGTGACCTGCATTATCGGGCCCTCCGGCTCCGGCAAGTCCACGTTCCTTCGCTGCATCAACCAGCTGGAAACGCTCGACGGCGGGTACATCCTTGTGGACGGACAGCCGGTTGGCGTGAAGATCAGGAAAGGCCGGCTGCACGCGCAGAACAACGCCGAGGCGGCGAGGATGCGCGAGAACGTCGGCATGGTCTTCCAGAGCTTCAACCTTTTCCCCCACATGACGGTGCTTGAGAACATCTGCGAAGCGCCGGTCAGGGTGAAGAGGGAGAACCGGAAGGCCGTCCAGGACCGGGCCCGCGTCCTCCTGGAGCGGGTGGGGCTCTCCGAGAAGGTGCATGCCTACCCGGCGTCCCTGTCCGGCGGCCAGCAGCAGCGCGTGGCCATCGCCAGGGCACTGGCCATGGAGCCACGGCTGATGCTGTTCGATGAGCCCACATCGGCCCTGGATCCGGAACTGGTGGGCGAGGTGCTGGACGTGATGCGGAAGCTCGCTGACGGCGGGATGACCATGATCGTGGTCACCCACGAGATCGGCTTCGCCCGGGAAGTGGGCGACCACCTGATCTTCATGGACTGCGGCGGCATCGTGGAGCAGGGCGACCCCCGGACCGTGCTGCGCGAACCCCGGCATGAACGCACCAAACAATTTCTGGCGAAAGTAATTTAG
- a CDS encoding glycosyltransferase gives MTKPRIVQHSFGSKGTGGPIGALTRVLESDIATSFEFLHVAQPYAAGGLNLKMIYMMAKEMRTFRPDIAHIRGLGNEGFHGVIAAKVARVPKVLVSVHGSVRDLVSGSAGFRRWIVGSILEPLTLRLSTHIVTVCEDAMEKPVLQPFADKLLGVVPNGVDLPTPRTDNRRAVRSALSIGTDDVVLIIVGRLVVDKGGFDLLEALDLIPAEVHSQSIHLLIVGEGPDRESLSARAQLIENVQIHILGLRHDVSELFAASDIAILPSWHENMSNALLEAMAAGAPVIATRVGGNTEVLSKGGGILVPSQNPSALASAICRLVHNNQERVALGKEARSVIERFYTTGHMTQHLSHIYRTILRS, from the coding sequence ATGACGAAACCACGCATCGTACAACACTCATTTGGTTCCAAGGGAACTGGTGGTCCCATCGGGGCCTTAACACGAGTACTCGAATCTGACATTGCCACATCATTCGAGTTCCTACATGTCGCGCAGCCATACGCGGCGGGAGGACTCAATCTCAAGATGATTTATATGATGGCAAAGGAAATGCGAACTTTTCGACCGGACATCGCACATATTCGCGGATTGGGTAATGAGGGTTTCCACGGGGTGATTGCTGCAAAAGTAGCACGAGTGCCAAAAGTTCTCGTGTCAGTTCATGGATCAGTTCGCGACCTAGTCTCAGGGTCAGCAGGATTTCGCCGGTGGATCGTCGGAAGCATTCTAGAGCCGTTGACTTTGCGGCTTTCAACCCACATTGTAACCGTTTGCGAGGATGCAATGGAGAAGCCTGTACTACAACCTTTCGCCGATAAGCTTCTTGGCGTCGTTCCAAACGGTGTCGATCTCCCAACTCCTCGGACCGATAATCGCAGGGCAGTCAGAAGTGCACTTTCGATAGGCACTGACGATGTAGTTCTCATTATCGTGGGGCGGCTCGTGGTCGATAAAGGAGGCTTTGACCTTTTGGAGGCGTTGGACCTAATTCCCGCAGAGGTACACTCGCAATCCATTCATCTTCTTATTGTTGGTGAGGGTCCAGATCGGGAATCATTATCTGCCCGCGCGCAATTGATTGAGAATGTCCAGATTCATATTCTCGGACTCCGACACGATGTCTCTGAGCTATTCGCCGCGTCAGACATTGCAATACTCCCCAGTTGGCACGAAAACATGTCCAACGCACTTTTGGAGGCAATGGCTGCAGGAGCTCCTGTTATAGCAACGAGGGTCGGCGGAAACACGGAGGTCTTGTCTAAGGGAGGCGGCATCCTGGTACCATCCCAGAATCCCAGTGCGCTAGCTTCAGCCATCTGCCGACTCGTTCATAACAATCAGGAAAGAGTCGCGCTGGGGAAGGAGGCCCGCTCCGTGATTGAGCGTTTCTACACAACCGGGCATATGACTCAGCATCTTTCCCATATATACCGTACTATTCTGAGGAGCTGA
- a CDS encoding sugar transferase, whose product MSDRGLRRPRVLMITQWFDPEPTFKGLLLAKELKRHGYDVDVVTGFPNYPGGVLYDGYRVKAFHREEIDGIKVLRVPLYPSHDGSGFRRALNYITFALSASVGVLAMRRPDVAYVYHPPATVGIPALVLKAVKGVPYIYDVQDLWPDTLAATGMMNHPVPLRIVGLGMNLIYRSAERIVVLSDGFQKALSERSIAPRRIEVIPNWAHEDQIDPSFAPLRAVDLGFEGKFTVTFAGNMGKGQALGTVLSAAKLLGDEERLRFLLVGGGVEFENLKHLASESHLTNVQFMPRRPPSEIGEILALSDALLVHLRNDPLFSITIPSKTQAYLLAGRPILMGVRGDAAEIVTEAGAGMCFEPENPQDLARVVRELMALNDSQLCEMGRAGQRFYEERMSLKVGGRRFAEVLERVRWAKPHVRAQKRLMDIVGASLGLVLSSVPMAVTALLVRKELGSPVLFRQTRPGRDGKPFEMLKFRTMGSEVDERGEPLPDSKRLGKIGSLLREASLDELPGLWNVLRGDMSLIGPRPLLMRYTEYFTETELARLDVKPGITGWAQVNGRNTVSWDRRLEYDTWYVKHQSIMLDFRILFMTVAKVFRRQGVIVDPRSVMLDLDQERSRRGSK is encoded by the coding sequence ATGAGTGATAGGGGTTTACGTCGTCCGCGCGTCCTGATGATAACGCAGTGGTTCGACCCTGAACCTACGTTTAAAGGCCTATTGCTGGCCAAGGAGCTGAAGCGCCACGGTTACGACGTCGATGTTGTCACCGGGTTCCCCAACTATCCCGGCGGAGTGCTCTACGATGGTTATCGTGTGAAGGCTTTCCATCGGGAAGAAATCGACGGTATTAAGGTTCTTCGAGTACCCCTCTATCCTAGCCATGACGGGTCCGGATTCAGGCGCGCACTGAATTACATAACCTTTGCCTTATCAGCGTCAGTAGGTGTACTTGCCATGAGACGCCCAGACGTTGCTTACGTGTATCATCCTCCGGCAACGGTGGGTATTCCCGCCTTGGTGCTGAAAGCCGTAAAGGGTGTGCCGTATATTTACGACGTGCAAGATCTGTGGCCAGATACGTTGGCGGCAACAGGAATGATGAACCATCCGGTGCCCCTAAGAATTGTCGGATTGGGCATGAACCTGATCTATAGGAGCGCTGAACGGATCGTAGTGCTATCGGATGGATTTCAAAAGGCCCTTTCCGAGCGCTCAATCGCCCCACGACGGATAGAAGTCATCCCAAATTGGGCTCACGAAGATCAGATCGATCCCAGCTTTGCTCCTTTGCGGGCTGTTGACCTCGGTTTTGAAGGGAAATTTACCGTAACTTTTGCTGGCAACATGGGAAAGGGGCAGGCTCTAGGGACTGTCTTAAGCGCGGCTAAACTACTGGGGGACGAGGAGCGTCTTCGCTTCCTCTTGGTCGGTGGGGGCGTCGAGTTTGAGAACTTGAAGCATCTGGCCAGCGAATCGCATCTTACTAATGTCCAATTCATGCCGAGGCGCCCGCCATCCGAGATCGGGGAAATCCTTGCCCTTTCTGACGCGTTGCTGGTCCATTTACGGAACGACCCGTTGTTTTCGATTACCATTCCATCGAAGACGCAGGCTTACCTGCTCGCTGGCCGCCCCATCTTAATGGGGGTCCGCGGGGACGCAGCGGAAATAGTCACGGAGGCGGGAGCGGGGATGTGCTTCGAACCGGAGAATCCCCAGGACCTAGCACGTGTAGTCCGTGAGTTGATGGCACTGAATGATTCTCAGCTTTGCGAGATGGGCAGAGCGGGGCAGCGTTTTTACGAGGAGCGAATGTCGCTGAAAGTTGGTGGCCGTCGCTTCGCTGAAGTACTGGAGAGGGTTCGTTGGGCGAAGCCGCATGTACGTGCACAAAAGCGCCTTATGGACATCGTTGGCGCCAGCCTAGGCTTAGTGCTTTCCAGCGTCCCGATGGCAGTGACAGCATTGTTGGTTCGCAAGGAACTTGGATCGCCGGTTTTGTTCAGACAAACGCGGCCCGGTCGGGACGGCAAACCCTTTGAGATGCTCAAATTCCGTACTATGGGCAGTGAAGTGGACGAGCGAGGAGAACCATTACCGGACAGCAAACGACTCGGTAAGATAGGGTCTTTGTTGCGCGAAGCAAGCTTGGACGAACTCCCGGGCTTATGGAATGTGCTCAGGGGCGACATGTCGCTAATCGGTCCTCGCCCTCTGCTCATGAGATACACGGAATACTTTACAGAGACCGAATTAGCAAGGCTGGACGTGAAGCCGGGCATAACGGGATGGGCTCAAGTGAACGGGCGAAACACCGTTTCATGGGATAGACGCCTCGAATACGATACTTGGTACGTGAAGCACCAGTCTATAATGCTGGATTTCCGAATTTTATTCATGACTGTCGCTAAGGTGTTTCGGCGACAAGGAGTCATAGTAGATCCTAGGTCTGTCATGCTGGATCTAGACCAAGAGCGTAGTAGACGAGGCAGCAAGTGA
- a CDS encoding GNAT family N-acetyltransferase encodes MSRPIIRFLCQKDIPAVVELLHRSFDNRLRSFMTYTQQGIGHFLSVPLQYPGLQSDRIRLVVVQEEEVVGFADYRMLGDQNGHLSYICVKPTARGQGVASALITEFLRMYPQVEVLSLDVFRDNGPARALYTKLGFEVQEIAAWVTRFLPTPLASVSINSVEASMAAYRRHGFCELDVCFDQQRLTVGLIGSDLVRCFSIDAFENDALLAGIRQVFNFAERAMTVVPETRLIEIKNPHTVVTLSDRMSLAT; translated from the coding sequence GTGAGCCGGCCGATCATACGTTTTTTGTGCCAGAAAGACATCCCAGCTGTCGTCGAACTGCTCCACAGATCCTTTGACAACCGCCTGCGCTCTTTCATGACCTATACCCAGCAGGGCATAGGGCACTTCTTGTCAGTTCCCCTGCAATATCCTGGGCTACAATCCGACCGGATACGCCTCGTTGTGGTACAGGAGGAGGAAGTAGTCGGCTTCGCCGACTACCGCATGCTCGGGGATCAAAATGGCCATCTGTCTTACATCTGCGTAAAACCCACCGCACGCGGTCAGGGCGTAGCAAGTGCACTTATCACCGAGTTTCTACGCATGTATCCGCAAGTGGAAGTACTTAGCTTGGACGTGTTCCGCGACAATGGTCCAGCCAGGGCCCTGTATACCAAACTAGGGTTCGAAGTGCAGGAAATCGCCGCTTGGGTAACTCGGTTCCTTCCCACTCCGCTCGCTTCCGTTTCCATCAACTCCGTAGAAGCTTCGATGGCCGCATACCGTCGACATGGTTTCTGCGAGTTGGATGTTTGTTTCGACCAACAGCGCCTCACTGTTGGCCTCATCGGCTCTGATCTTGTGCGGTGCTTTTCGATCGACGCCTTCGAGAACGACGCACTACTCGCGGGCATCCGCCAGGTGTTCAATTTTGCTGAACGTGCTATGACCGTCGTCCCTGAAACCAGACTGATAGAAATCAAAAATCCACACACTGTGGTTACCCTGTCAGATCGGATGTCTCTTGCCACCTGA
- a CDS encoding MinD/ParA family ATP-binding protein, whose translation MPDPADQNAGAQAEDAGQPQLRRRRDLRRADGSVQDAWTGTMPAVTPSPSSSNDADQPLTRRTSWAEAAAAADATKPSRAPSPPATAPGQPVPAARQPAADPAAAPIASVPSSEPAVSPGAAATEAATPPSDTSMQTPSFRRSRPTVAETIAESPMPDFISSPGLFVKEQKPRPRGGIRGALYNLTGGAWNLGPGPKQRQEDELGRRISRQLQGSYNTAILSLKGGIGKTSTTVGVGLTLAEYRGDAPCAIDANPDSGDLVERALGEGIYQQASPRTITDLLENIESIDSLTALARYMHHAGRLHLIAGEQDPEVSDSLTAEEYLRIRKLISSYYSVALTDCGTGVTHNAMSGILQSADNLVIAAGYAVSGAKRARSTLHWLASHGYQDLARNAIVVITDKDEVSSRVDKDAIEEHLAGICRELIAVPHDRGVADGDLVTLDVLKPETRRAYKEIAAAIVDGYR comes from the coding sequence ATGCCAGATCCGGCGGATCAGAATGCAGGCGCCCAAGCAGAGGATGCAGGGCAGCCGCAGCTGCGCCGACGTCGCGACCTTCGTCGTGCCGACGGCTCAGTTCAGGATGCCTGGACAGGAACCATGCCAGCAGTAACACCTTCCCCTTCGAGTTCAAACGACGCCGATCAGCCCCTCACGCGGCGCACGTCCTGGGCCGAGGCGGCTGCCGCAGCCGACGCTACTAAGCCGTCGCGGGCACCTTCGCCTCCGGCCACCGCCCCGGGACAACCCGTCCCGGCCGCCAGGCAGCCTGCCGCCGATCCTGCCGCGGCACCCATCGCCTCTGTGCCTTCCTCTGAACCGGCTGTTTCTCCGGGTGCGGCAGCAACCGAAGCTGCCACGCCGCCGTCGGACACTTCCATGCAGACGCCTTCTTTTCGCCGCAGCCGGCCAACGGTTGCGGAAACGATCGCCGAAAGTCCCATGCCGGACTTCATCAGCTCGCCGGGGCTGTTCGTCAAGGAGCAGAAACCGCGCCCCAGGGGTGGCATCCGCGGTGCGCTGTATAACCTGACGGGGGGTGCCTGGAACCTGGGTCCCGGACCCAAGCAGCGGCAGGAGGACGAGCTGGGCCGCCGCATCTCCCGCCAGCTCCAGGGCAGCTACAACACCGCGATCCTGAGCCTCAAGGGCGGCATCGGAAAGACCTCAACCACCGTTGGTGTGGGCCTAACCCTGGCCGAATACCGAGGGGACGCGCCCTGCGCCATCGACGCCAATCCGGACTCGGGAGACCTGGTGGAACGCGCCCTGGGCGAGGGCATCTACCAGCAAGCCAGCCCGCGGACCATTACGGACCTGCTGGAAAACATCGAATCCATCGACTCGCTCACGGCCTTGGCCCGGTACATGCACCACGCCGGCCGGCTGCACCTGATCGCGGGGGAGCAGGATCCGGAAGTCTCGGACTCGCTGACGGCCGAGGAGTACCTGCGGATCCGGAAGCTCATCTCCAGCTACTACTCCGTGGCACTGACCGACTGCGGTACGGGCGTAACCCACAACGCGATGAGCGGCATTCTGCAGTCTGCAGACAACCTAGTCATTGCCGCCGGCTATGCGGTGTCTGGCGCCAAACGTGCACGCAGCACGCTTCACTGGCTGGCCAGCCACGGCTACCAGGACCTGGCCCGCAACGCCATCGTGGTGATCACGGACAAGGACGAGGTGTCCTCCCGGGTGGACAAGGACGCCATCGAGGAGCACCTGGCCGGGATCTGCCGTGAGCTTATCGCTGTACCGCACGATCGTGGTGTGGCCGATGGCGACCTGGTGACCCTGGACGTGCTCAAGCCCGAGACACGGCGGGCCTATAAGGAGATCGCCGCCGCGATCGTTGACGGGTACCGATAA